In the genome of Ancylomarina subtilis, one region contains:
- a CDS encoding FAD-binding and (Fe-S)-binding domain-containing protein → MQTTDKFQSFSATFEGEFHRDQSTRLIYATDASAYKVLPLAVAYPKNESDLKKLILFARKEALSLIPRAAGTSLAGQVVGDGIVVDISRHFTQILELNKEERWVRVQPGVILDELNLYLKDYGLFFGPETSTSSRCMIGGMLGNNSCGSHSLIYGSTRDHTLEVKTLLSDGSEASFSTLSDEEFHAKCKNKGVKASLETKIYQHIREKLENPEIQKAIRQEFPDTKNHRRNTGYALDLLLDSQAFDSNYKAFNFCKLLAGSEGTLAFTTEIKLNLVPAPPEEQALICAHFTSLEEAMQGNLIALKYKPGAVELMDATILKLSEGNMLQAKNRFFIKDQPGALLIIEFARESQDEIDEIAQAMEADFKENQLGYHFPIVRGKENIKRVWDLRKSALGVLSNLHGDAKPVSVIEDTSVLPEVLPEYIAEFKKLLSKHGLSCVFHAHIGSGEIHLRPILNLKQETDREKFHSIALDTAKLVKKYKGSLSGEHGDGRLRGEFIPLMVGDTIYQVFKEIKDVWDPHHIFNPDKIVNTPKMNTHLRYNNNQKTKELKTYFDFSEDGGIIRAAERCNGSGDCRNTHKTGRTMCPSYQASLDEKSTTRARANLLREFLSYSEAKNPFNSKELYDVLDLCLSCKACKSECPSNVDMARLKAEFLQHYYQSKGVPLRTRLIANINKINQLGSVAPKLYNYVNQHPKFGSFIKTQLGFAKERSIPKLHQTTLKSWAKKHNHSNNGKQKKVYFFADEFTNFNDTEIGIKAIQLLEKLGYEVIIPKHLESGRTYLSKGLVKQAQTIANKNIRLLKGIISKETPLVGIEPSAILTFRDEYKNLANQELKTSAIQLSENCLMIEEFLWQEMQARRIKKEQFTDETKEVSFHGHCYQKSLASTLPVKEILSFPVNYSASEIDSGCCGMAGSFGFEAEHYQLSMQIAELKLLPAVRNTKPTTLLAASGTSCRHQIKDGSQRDAMHPVEVLFDALI, encoded by the coding sequence ATGCAAACAACAGATAAATTCCAAAGCTTTTCAGCAACATTCGAAGGTGAATTTCATAGAGATCAAAGTACACGTTTAATCTACGCTACCGATGCATCAGCATACAAAGTATTACCTCTGGCCGTTGCCTATCCTAAAAACGAATCAGATCTAAAAAAGCTCATTTTATTTGCCCGCAAAGAAGCTTTATCTCTCATACCACGAGCAGCCGGCACATCATTGGCAGGTCAGGTCGTTGGTGATGGTATTGTGGTAGATATCTCCCGGCATTTTACTCAAATTTTGGAATTAAATAAAGAAGAAAGATGGGTTCGCGTTCAACCTGGAGTTATCCTCGATGAACTTAATCTTTACTTAAAAGACTATGGCTTATTTTTTGGTCCCGAAACCTCTACCTCGTCTCGTTGTATGATTGGGGGCATGTTAGGCAATAATTCTTGCGGCTCACACTCCTTAATTTATGGAAGTACTCGCGATCATACTTTAGAGGTAAAAACCCTGCTGAGCGATGGATCAGAAGCCAGTTTTTCCACTTTAAGCGATGAAGAATTTCATGCGAAGTGCAAGAACAAAGGAGTCAAAGCCAGCTTGGAAACAAAAATCTATCAACATATCCGTGAAAAACTTGAAAATCCAGAAATACAGAAAGCTATACGACAAGAATTCCCGGATACTAAAAATCACCGACGCAACACGGGATATGCTCTGGATTTACTACTTGACTCACAAGCGTTCGATTCAAACTACAAGGCTTTTAACTTTTGCAAACTACTAGCTGGTTCTGAAGGAACCTTGGCTTTCACCACTGAGATTAAACTCAATCTGGTACCCGCCCCTCCTGAAGAGCAAGCTTTAATATGTGCCCATTTTACCTCTCTTGAAGAGGCTATGCAAGGCAATTTAATTGCTTTGAAATACAAACCTGGTGCAGTCGAACTAATGGATGCAACCATACTGAAACTTTCCGAAGGCAATATGCTTCAAGCTAAAAACCGGTTCTTTATTAAAGATCAACCCGGAGCTTTGCTGATCATTGAATTTGCCCGAGAAAGTCAGGATGAAATCGATGAAATTGCTCAAGCCATGGAAGCTGATTTCAAAGAGAATCAACTTGGCTACCACTTTCCCATAGTCAGAGGAAAAGAAAATATCAAGCGTGTATGGGATCTGAGAAAATCAGCCTTAGGTGTCCTTTCTAATCTACACGGCGATGCCAAGCCTGTTTCCGTGATTGAAGACACTTCTGTTTTACCTGAAGTGCTCCCTGAATATATTGCTGAGTTCAAAAAGCTTTTAAGTAAACACGGGCTTTCCTGTGTCTTTCACGCTCATATTGGTTCTGGTGAAATCCACCTGCGCCCTATTCTGAACCTAAAACAAGAAACTGATAGAGAAAAGTTCCACAGTATTGCTTTAGATACAGCCAAACTGGTAAAAAAATATAAGGGATCGCTCAGTGGTGAGCATGGCGATGGTCGTTTACGTGGGGAGTTTATTCCCTTAATGGTAGGTGATACCATTTATCAGGTTTTTAAAGAGATTAAAGACGTTTGGGATCCTCATCATATTTTCAATCCTGATAAAATTGTAAACACACCTAAAATGAATACCCATTTGCGGTACAATAACAATCAGAAAACAAAAGAACTGAAAACCTATTTCGACTTCTCCGAAGATGGGGGGATCATTCGTGCTGCTGAGCGTTGCAATGGTTCGGGCGATTGTCGAAACACACACAAAACGGGGAGAACCATGTGTCCCAGCTATCAGGCCAGTTTGGATGAAAAAAGTACAACTCGTGCCCGTGCTAATCTCTTAAGAGAATTTTTATCGTATTCTGAAGCTAAAAACCCATTCAACAGCAAAGAACTTTACGACGTTCTGGACTTGTGCCTCTCTTGTAAGGCCTGCAAATCGGAATGCCCCTCGAATGTGGACATGGCTAGGCTTAAGGCTGAATTTTTGCAGCATTATTACCAAAGCAAGGGCGTACCATTAAGAACCAGATTAATTGCCAATATTAACAAGATCAATCAACTGGGAAGTGTAGCACCTAAGCTATATAATTACGTGAATCAACACCCCAAATTTGGAAGCTTTATAAAAACACAACTCGGTTTTGCCAAAGAAAGGAGCATTCCCAAACTGCATCAAACAACATTAAAGTCCTGGGCAAAAAAGCATAATCATTCGAATAATGGAAAACAAAAAAAGGTTTACTTCTTTGCCGATGAATTCACCAATTTTAATGACACAGAAATCGGTATAAAAGCCATTCAATTATTGGAAAAACTGGGCTACGAGGTCATCATCCCCAAACATTTGGAAAGTGGTAGAACTTATCTGTCAAAAGGTTTGGTCAAACAGGCACAGACGATTGCCAATAAAAACATCAGGCTCCTAAAAGGTATTATCAGCAAAGAAACGCCCCTCGTTGGAATTGAACCATCAGCTATTCTGACCTTTAGGGATGAATATAAAAATCTCGCAAATCAAGAACTGAAAACATCAGCGATTCAACTTTCTGAGAATTGCCTAATGATTGAAGAGTTTCTTTGGCAAGAAATGCAAGCCAGACGAATTAAAAAAGAACAGTTTACTGATGAAACTAAAGAAGTGAGTTTCCATGGGCATTGCTACCAGAAATCACTGGCCTCTACCCTGCCTGTTAAGGAAATCTTATCCTTCCCTGTGAACTATTCTGCAAGTGAAATTGATTCCGGTTGTTGTGGCATGGCGGGTTCCTTTGGCTTCGAAGCTGAACA
- the pta gene encoding phosphate acetyltransferase — MDLLQKIKENAKLHGKKIVLPEGTEERTLQAADILLKEKIAQIILIGNPETIKSEASRMNLENICNAIIIDPENHDKMEAYAEILFELRKKKGMTMEQAMGLVKDPLYLATLMIKAGDADGEVAGALNATGDVLRPAFQIVKTMPGCSVVSGAFILILKDKTFGDNGMLVVADCAVHPNPTASELAEIAVATAKTTKAIANMEPRVAMLSFSTMGSAKHEMVDKVVEATRLAKEMAPEFLIDGEMQADAAIVEAIGASKAPNSEVAGRANVLVFPTLEVGNIAYKLVQRLAGAEAVGPVLQGMAAPINDLSRGCSVSDIVNLVAITANQAAGM, encoded by the coding sequence ATGGACTTATTGCAAAAGATTAAGGAGAATGCAAAGCTGCATGGTAAAAAGATTGTTCTTCCTGAAGGAACTGAAGAAAGAACTTTGCAAGCTGCAGATATCCTTTTGAAAGAAAAAATTGCACAGATTATTTTGATTGGAAATCCTGAAACAATCAAATCTGAAGCTAGCAGAATGAATTTAGAGAACATCTGCAATGCGATTATCATCGATCCTGAAAATCATGATAAGATGGAAGCATACGCTGAGATTTTGTTTGAACTTCGTAAGAAGAAGGGGATGACTATGGAGCAAGCTATGGGGCTTGTTAAAGATCCGCTTTACCTGGCAACACTAATGATTAAAGCAGGTGATGCTGATGGTGAAGTTGCCGGAGCTTTAAATGCGACAGGTGACGTTTTACGTCCGGCATTTCAGATTGTGAAAACAATGCCAGGTTGTTCAGTTGTTTCAGGTGCTTTTATCCTGATCTTAAAAGATAAAACATTTGGTGATAATGGTATGTTGGTTGTTGCTGACTGTGCTGTTCATCCCAATCCTACAGCAAGTGAATTGGCTGAGATTGCTGTTGCAACAGCAAAAACAACAAAAGCGATTGCGAATATGGAACCTCGTGTAGCAATGTTGAGCTTCTCTACTATGGGATCGGCTAAGCACGAAATGGTTGATAAGGTTGTTGAAGCAACTCGTTTGGCTAAAGAAATGGCTCCGGAATTCTTAATTGATGGTGAAATGCAAGCTGATGCTGCTATTGTTGAGGCGATTGGTGCGAGCAAGGCTCCAAATTCTGAAGTTGCTGGTAGAGCCAATGTATTGGTATTCCCAACACTTGAAGTTGGTAATATTGCTTACAAACTGGTACAGCGTTTAGCGGGTGCAGAAGCAGTAGGTCCGGTATTGCAAGGTATGGCTGCTCCTATCAACGATCTTTCAAGAGGTTGTTCAGTTAGCGATATTGTAAACTTGGTTGCTATTACAGCAAATCAGGCTGCAGGCATGTAA
- a CDS encoding acetate/propionate family kinase: MNVLVLNCGSSSLKYQILNMGEEATLLASGLVERIGLDNGVLTHKPEGKDKFKTVQDIPNHSVGINLVLAALVDADHGVISDIKEINAAGHRVAHGGEYFQDSAFVTEEAKANIKACCELAPLHNPANLEGILAIEKLLPGLPQVAVFDTSFHQTLPKEAFMYGLPYECYEDLKVRKYGFHGTSHKFVANKACEILGWNIEDKKIVSCHLGNGASVCAIDGGKSIETSMGFTPNEGLLMGTRTGNLDLGALLYIAEKKDLSIQETNNLINKESGLAGVSGISSDMRDLENAAAEGNERAQLALDMFAYRVKRFVGSYTASMGGVDLILFTGGIGENDAVTREKVAGKFDYLGMNFDFEKNKGLRGKDAIISTEDSKVKCMVVTTNEELVIAKDTQRIVSAL, from the coding sequence ATGAACGTTTTAGTTTTAAATTGCGGAAGTTCTTCATTAAAGTATCAAATTTTGAACATGGGCGAAGAGGCAACTCTTTTAGCTTCTGGTCTGGTTGAACGTATTGGTCTTGACAATGGTGTATTAACTCACAAGCCTGAGGGGAAAGATAAGTTCAAAACAGTTCAGGATATTCCTAACCATTCTGTTGGTATTAACTTAGTCCTTGCTGCTTTAGTTGATGCTGATCATGGTGTAATCTCTGACATTAAAGAAATTAACGCTGCGGGTCATCGTGTGGCTCACGGTGGTGAATATTTCCAGGATTCTGCTTTTGTTACTGAAGAAGCGAAAGCCAATATTAAGGCTTGTTGCGAGTTGGCTCCACTTCATAACCCAGCTAACCTTGAAGGTATTTTAGCAATTGAAAAATTATTGCCAGGTTTGCCACAAGTAGCTGTTTTTGATACTTCATTCCACCAAACTCTTCCAAAAGAAGCTTTCATGTATGGCCTACCATACGAATGCTACGAAGATTTGAAGGTTCGTAAGTATGGTTTCCACGGAACATCTCATAAATTTGTTGCAAACAAAGCTTGTGAAATCTTAGGTTGGAATATTGAAGATAAAAAAATCGTTTCTTGCCACTTAGGTAATGGTGCTTCTGTTTGTGCTATTGATGGTGGTAAATCTATTGAAACTTCAATGGGATTCACGCCTAATGAAGGTCTTTTGATGGGAACTCGTACTGGTAATCTTGACCTTGGTGCGTTATTATATATTGCTGAGAAGAAGGATTTATCGATTCAGGAAACCAATAACTTGATCAATAAAGAGTCAGGTTTGGCAGGTGTTTCAGGTATTTCTTCAGATATGAGAGATCTTGAAAATGCGGCTGCTGAAGGAAACGAAAGAGCCCAATTGGCTTTGGATATGTTCGCGTACCGAGTGAAGCGTTTTGTAGGTTCTTATACCGCTTCTATGGGTGGTGTTGACTTGATTCTTTTCACTGGTGGTATTGGTGAGAATGATGCTGTAACTCGTGAAAAAGTTGCTGGTAAATTCGATTATTTAGGAATGAACTTCGATTTCGAGAAGAATAAAGGTCTTCGTGGAAAAGATGCGATCATTTCTACTGAAGATTCTAAAGTGAAGTGTATGGTTGTAACAACCAATGAAGAGTTGGTTATTGCTAAGGATACACAACGTATTGTTTCTGCACTTTAA
- a CDS encoding nuclear transport factor 2 family protein has protein sequence MKKICFLVVMLFVINMVSAQDLEVEKQAIKKVIQTSYVEGLQNEGDLTKIDQGIHPGFVLLGIGEEEEMWKLPIGKWKEKTEMKLKEGKLPRKENPVSIKFLSIDITGTAAVAKIEFYVGEKLTYIDYISLYKFKGNWKMVNKIFYKLPS, from the coding sequence ATGAAAAAAATATGCTTTTTAGTCGTAATGCTTTTTGTTATAAATATGGTTTCCGCCCAGGATCTTGAAGTTGAGAAGCAAGCCATAAAAAAAGTAATTCAGACCTCGTATGTTGAAGGCTTGCAGAATGAGGGTGATCTTACTAAAATAGATCAAGGGATTCATCCGGGCTTTGTTCTTTTGGGAATAGGTGAGGAGGAAGAAATGTGGAAACTGCCTATTGGTAAATGGAAAGAGAAAACTGAAATGAAATTGAAAGAGGGGAAACTACCCAGAAAGGAGAATCCTGTATCCATTAAATTTTTGTCCATAGACATAACCGGGACGGCAGCTGTAGCTAAAATTGAATTTTACGTGGGAGAGAAGCTAACCTATATCGATTATATTTCTTTATATAAATTTAAGGGAAACTGGAAAATGGTGAACAAGATCTTTTATAAACTACCATCATAG